A genomic stretch from Flavobacterium humidisoli includes:
- a CDS encoding PKD domain-containing protein produces the protein MRKIVPVLIFVTVLFTSNSCSKHDDEVIIDCLAESIYVKIHNSTDTSNPKLMNYSVEYTGTGTLSSVKWSFGDGTTGTGAVVTHTYTAAGTYEAKAEVTVKKDGAECTSVPKRTVTVN, from the coding sequence ATGAGAAAGATAGTGCCCGTTTTAATATTTGTCACAGTTTTGTTTACTAGCAATTCGTGCAGTAAACATGACGATGAAGTAATTATTGATTGTCTAGCTGAATCTATTTACGTTAAAATACATAATTCTACAGATACTAGTAATCCGAAATTAATGAATTATTCCGTTGAATATACTGGAACAGGAACGCTAAGTTCTGTAAAATGGAGCTTTGGAGATGGAACTACGGGAACTGGTGCTGTGGTTACACACACTTATACTGCTGCAGGAACATATGAAGCTAAGGCTGAGGTTACAGTTAAAAAAGATGGTGCAGAATGTACTTCTGTTCCTAAGAGAACTGTGACTGTGAACTAG
- a CDS encoding prolyl hydroxylase family protein gives MLNIINEEKEIYTIDNFLTVEECNELIERSEQIGFEEAEVNVDGAQKMMKMVRNNERIMYQDDEYASLLWQKLEQYVRSEVGNIRAIGLNEMFRFYKYNPSQRFKMHIDGSYKRNESESSYYTFLIYLNDGYEGGETKFASGEIIEPKTGSALIFEHKQRHEGASLISGIKYVLRSDIMYKSKDSI, from the coding sequence ATGCTGAATATTATTAATGAAGAAAAGGAAATTTACACAATCGATAATTTCCTTACCGTTGAGGAGTGTAACGAGTTAATAGAGAGAAGCGAACAAATTGGCTTTGAAGAAGCTGAAGTAAATGTTGATGGCGCACAAAAAATGATGAAAATGGTACGGAATAACGAGCGTATCATGTATCAGGATGATGAATACGCCTCTTTGTTATGGCAGAAACTGGAACAATATGTGAGATCAGAAGTAGGAAATATTAGAGCGATAGGGTTAAATGAGATGTTCCGATTTTATAAGTATAATCCAAGTCAGCGTTTTAAAATGCATATTGATGGAAGTTATAAACGTAATGAATCTGAATCTAGCTATTATACATTTCTTATTTATCTGAATGATGGCTATGAAGGCGGAGAGACAAAATTTGCTTCTGGTGAAATTATTGAACCCAAAACAGGATCAGCTCTTATTTTTGAACACAAACAGCGTCATGAAGGAGCATCTTTGATTTCGGGAATAAAATATGTTTTAAGAAGTGATATTATGTATAAAAGTAAAGACAGTATTTAA
- a CDS encoding ADP-ribosylglycohydrolase family protein translates to MKNTIESGLFGLAVGDALGVPVEFQSRAYLKQNPVTEMFGFGTHHQPIGTWSDDSSLAFCLAESLCSGYDLNDIARNFVKWYSAELWTPHGQVFDIGIATRNAILNIAKGHQPDLCGGFSESDNGNGSLMRILPLVFYLQKENNIEVIYQKVKEVSSITHAHFRSVFACFIYMIYCLEILKDKDKFEAYKNTQLILSEFLEEKSFNPVEIGLFDRILKNDISKYNENEIHSSGYVLHSLEASIWCFLNSNSYEEAVLKAVNLGQDTDTTAAIAGGLAGIYYGIERIPQKWMENLARTNDIKDLAERLSSKI, encoded by the coding sequence ATGAAAAATACAATAGAATCTGGTTTATTTGGCCTTGCTGTTGGTGATGCTTTGGGAGTTCCGGTTGAATTTCAATCTCGAGCTTATTTAAAACAAAATCCAGTTACAGAAATGTTTGGTTTTGGAACACATCATCAGCCAATTGGAACTTGGAGTGACGACAGTTCACTTGCTTTTTGTTTAGCTGAAAGTTTATGTTCGGGTTATGACTTGAATGATATTGCAAGGAATTTTGTAAAATGGTATAGCGCAGAATTGTGGACGCCGCACGGACAAGTTTTTGATATTGGAATAGCAACCAGAAATGCAATTCTAAATATTGCTAAAGGACATCAGCCTGATTTATGCGGAGGATTTTCTGAAAGTGATAACGGAAATGGTTCATTAATGCGTATTTTGCCATTGGTTTTTTATCTTCAGAAAGAAAATAATATTGAAGTTATTTATCAAAAAGTAAAAGAAGTATCATCAATAACACACGCGCATTTCAGATCTGTATTTGCTTGTTTTATTTACATGATTTATTGTTTGGAAATTTTAAAAGATAAAGATAAATTCGAAGCTTATAAAAATACCCAACTTATTCTTTCTGAATTTCTGGAAGAAAAAAGTTTTAATCCTGTTGAAATCGGATTATTTGATAGAATTTTGAAAAATGATATTTCAAAATACAATGAAAACGAAATTCATTCTTCGGGTTATGTGCTTCATAGTTTAGAAGCAAGCATCTGGTGTTTTCTAAATTCGAATTCTTATGAAGAAGCTGTCTTAAAAGCAGTCAATTTAGGGCAAGATACAGATACAACTGCTGCAATTGCAGGAGGATTGGCAGGAATTTATTATGGAATCGAGAGAATTCCACAAAAATGGATGGAGAATTTAGCAAGAACAAACGATATAAAAGATTTAGCAGAACGCTTATCAAGTAAAATATAA
- a CDS encoding LysR family transcriptional regulator, whose translation MVNLEWYRTFKAVYKNGNFSVAAKELFMSQPAVSQQISMLEAHVGNKLFNRKSKGVEPTEYAKLLNNLIIDALDRLESVETGFRAKAEDANRLISIGISKHLFDCVGNLLISKFDLIDFTFAENDELFALVDSKKLDFAITTKRFDTFDTTYEIVGKIKLIMVAPTNLDITDFRSKLKADNYTEIEKWLNEQKWYSHDARIPHIKLFWLHAFNKKRPSMVPNYIIPSESEMLRLLAKNEGVAVTWNCNARNYIKENKLQLVWNSFHVPEEFVYLLAPKNNNVKSIFDVIEKELKLFFGNRM comes from the coding sequence ATGGTAAATCTCGAATGGTACAGAACATTTAAGGCAGTCTATAAAAATGGAAATTTTTCGGTGGCGGCAAAAGAGTTGTTTATGAGTCAGCCTGCCGTTAGTCAGCAGATTTCAATGCTCGAAGCCCATGTTGGAAATAAATTATTCAACAGGAAATCAAAAGGAGTTGAGCCAACGGAATATGCTAAGTTACTGAATAATTTGATAATAGACGCGCTCGATCGTCTGGAAAGTGTCGAAACTGGTTTTCGCGCCAAAGCAGAAGATGCGAACCGATTAATTTCTATCGGAATCTCCAAACATCTTTTTGACTGCGTTGGAAATCTTCTCATTTCAAAATTTGATTTAATCGATTTTACTTTTGCAGAAAATGATGAACTTTTTGCTTTAGTAGATTCTAAAAAGCTGGATTTTGCCATTACTACAAAAAGGTTTGATACGTTTGATACGACTTATGAAATTGTCGGAAAAATTAAATTGATTATGGTTGCGCCCACAAATTTGGACATAACCGATTTCCGTTCTAAGTTAAAAGCAGATAATTATACCGAAATAGAAAAATGGCTTAACGAACAAAAATGGTACAGCCATGATGCCAGAATTCCGCATATCAAATTGTTCTGGTTACATGCTTTTAATAAAAAAAGACCATCAATGGTTCCTAATTATATTATTCCATCAGAATCTGAAATGCTTAGACTTTTAGCCAAAAATGAAGGCGTAGCAGTTACATGGAATTGTAACGCAAGAAATTACATTAAAGAAAATAAATTGCAATTAGTATGGAACAGTTTTCACGTTCCAGAAGAATTTGTGTATTTGTTAGCTCCAAAAAATAATAATGTCAAATCAATTTTTGATGTAATAGAGAAAGAACTCAAATTGTTCTTTGGGAATAGAATGTAG
- a CDS encoding RNA 2'-phosphotransferase: MNENITKSVSKFLSLVLRHSPEKIGLKLDENGWADVEELIVKCNKKGQRLDAELLDYVVENNDKKRFAYNEDKTKIRASQGHSISVELNLAETEPLEYLYHGTVGKFMENIRKEGLKKMSRQHVHLSKDKETATKVGSRRGVPQILTVRSGAMHRDGFKFYLSENNVWLTDEVPAKYIEFAS; the protein is encoded by the coding sequence ATGAATGAAAATATAACAAAAAGCGTCAGCAAGTTTTTAAGTCTGGTGCTTAGACATTCGCCAGAAAAAATCGGATTAAAATTAGATGAAAACGGTTGGGCAGATGTGGAAGAATTAATTGTAAAATGTAATAAAAAAGGACAACGTCTTGATGCAGAACTTCTAGATTACGTTGTAGAAAATAACGATAAAAAGCGTTTCGCTTACAATGAAGATAAAACCAAAATCCGTGCAAGTCAGGGGCATTCCATTTCGGTTGAGTTAAATCTAGCAGAAACAGAACCTTTGGAATATTTGTATCACGGAACCGTTGGTAAATTCATGGAGAACATTCGAAAAGAAGGTTTGAAAAAAATGAGCCGTCAACACGTGCATTTAAGCAAAGACAAAGAAACAGCAACAAAAGTCGGAAGCCGAAGAGGCGTACCACAAATTTTAACCGTTAGAAGCGGTGCGATGCATAGAGACGGATTTAAATTTTATTTATCCGAAAACAATGTCTGGTTGACTGATGAGGTTCCGGCAAAGTATATTGAGTTTGCATCATAA
- a CDS encoding ADP-ribosylglycohydrolase family protein: protein MILEAAIGDAYGAGFEFQELDYIIKNNDVTQYLKHGMYTEIYKRYTDDTQMAIAITELLLEEDNWNEVKVADKFVEVFHRDKRRGYSDRVYNALDASKNGNDFLKIIDNRSSGNGSAMRAYSIGLLKEIPQILDFCEIQAKTSHNTAEGISCAKRIALAVHFYKYQLGDKSSLIDFVNDTLKEKEIYKVTSPIDMHGYFTTQAVLKIVSEANSMQDCLKQGIDFGGDTDTVAALCMAILSQKKDCEKTLPQFLYDDLENGTYGKDFLISLDNRLVEKFQ from the coding sequence ATGATATTAGAAGCAGCAATAGGAGACGCATACGGTGCAGGATTTGAATTTCAGGAGTTAGATTACATAATTAAAAACAATGATGTAACGCAATATCTTAAACACGGAATGTATACTGAAATCTACAAAAGATATACTGATGATACACAAATGGCAATTGCGATCACAGAACTTTTGTTAGAAGAAGATAACTGGAATGAAGTTAAAGTAGCCGATAAATTTGTAGAAGTTTTCCACAGAGATAAAAGAAGAGGTTATTCTGATCGTGTTTACAATGCGTTAGATGCCAGCAAAAACGGAAATGATTTTTTAAAAATCATCGATAATAGGAGCAGCGGGAACGGCTCTGCGATGCGAGCGTACTCAATCGGATTGCTGAAAGAGATACCACAGATACTTGATTTTTGCGAGATTCAGGCCAAAACATCTCACAATACAGCGGAAGGAATCAGTTGTGCCAAAAGAATTGCTTTAGCTGTTCATTTTTACAAATATCAATTGGGAGATAAAAGTTCGTTGATTGATTTTGTAAACGATACTTTAAAAGAAAAAGAAATCTATAAAGTGACTTCGCCAATTGACATGCATGGTTATTTTACCACGCAAGCTGTTCTCAAAATCGTTTCTGAAGCCAATTCAATGCAAGATTGTTTGAAACAAGGAATTGATTTTGGGGGCGACACAGATACTGTAGCAGCGTTGTGCATGGCGATTTTAAGTCAGAAAAAAGATTGCGAAAAAACACTGCCACAGTTTCTGTATGATGATTTAGAAAACGGCACTTACGGAAAAGATTTTCTGATCAGTTTAGATAATAGATTGGTAGAGAAGTTTCAATAA
- a CDS encoding adenylosuccinate synthetase — protein sequence MKTAKIVIGLGFGDEGKGITTDFLAKQNPESIVIRFSGGQQAAHTVMIGDRKHVHSSFASGALRGLPSYYSEHCTIHPLFLYNEREELKEKNANLDLYIHPLAKVTTPFDVWHNRGNARNIDHGTCGKGIGSTMKRNEGPYKLFAIDLIAPREMLLEKLKQIAYYYGFLNESGIDEEVNQYLEAIDKLKWNIVDYTFLNNYENLIFEGSQGILLDMDHGVFPNVTYANTTSKNAIEICNKLRIEDVEIYYTTRSYTTRHGQGWMPNEGEIKLKNNEEETCVFNEFQKHLRFGTLDYNLLNYALQLDAAYSPMAKRNLVVTCMDQLEEQDYEFESLTTEFKEIYGSFSPDSKDFKNITSLYQ from the coding sequence ATGAAAACAGCGAAAATAGTTATAGGTTTAGGATTTGGTGATGAAGGAAAAGGCATAACAACAGATTTTCTGGCAAAACAAAATCCTGAATCTATAGTTATTCGGTTTTCTGGTGGACAACAAGCCGCACATACGGTTATGATCGGTGACAGAAAACACGTGCATTCAAGCTTTGCAAGCGGAGCACTTCGCGGTCTTCCGTCTTATTACAGCGAACATTGTACGATTCATCCGCTCTTTTTATATAATGAAAGAGAAGAATTAAAAGAAAAAAATGCTAATCTGGATTTGTACATTCATCCTTTAGCAAAAGTCACAACTCCTTTTGATGTTTGGCACAACAGAGGAAATGCTAGGAATATTGACCATGGAACCTGCGGAAAAGGTATTGGTTCAACCATGAAAAGAAATGAAGGGCCATATAAATTATTTGCCATCGATTTGATTGCGCCTCGTGAAATGCTTTTAGAAAAACTAAAACAAATCGCTTATTATTATGGCTTTTTAAACGAAAGCGGAATTGATGAAGAAGTCAATCAATATCTGGAAGCAATCGATAAATTAAAATGGAATATTGTTGATTATACTTTCCTGAACAATTATGAAAATCTAATTTTTGAAGGTAGTCAGGGAATTTTACTCGACATGGATCATGGCGTTTTTCCAAATGTAACGTATGCGAATACCACTTCAAAAAATGCCATCGAAATTTGTAATAAACTAAGGATTGAAGATGTAGAAATATATTACACAACCAGAAGTTATACCACGCGCCACGGACAGGGCTGGATGCCTAATGAAGGAGAAATAAAATTAAAAAATAACGAAGAAGAAACTTGTGTTTTCAACGAATTTCAAAAGCATTTACGTTTTGGAACTCTGGATTATAATTTGTTGAATTACGCTCTACAACTCGATGCCGCTTACAGCCCAATGGCAAAACGAAATTTGGTTGTAACCTGTATGGATCAGTTAGAAGAGCAGGATTATGAGTTTGAAAGTCTCACAACAGAATTTAAGGAAATCTACGGATCATTTTCACCTGATTCGAAAGATTTCAAAAACATAACTTCTTTATATCAATAA
- a CDS encoding NUDIX hydrolase yields the protein MKELQNIRVAVDAIVFGYQNSQLYVLLIQQKFGSTNSYWALPGGLVKNEESLKDAVKRELKEETNVDVDYFEQLFTFGDDIERDPRNRVVSVAYFALVDPSKLEIKADSDADKVQWFKINEVPKLAFDHNSILKKAVERLKSKLTYEPIGFDLLPKEFLFSELENLYCTILEKEIERRNFRKKILSFGIVEETENYSPIKTGRPAKLFRFNKLKYSELVKEGFHFEIKFA from the coding sequence ATGAAAGAATTACAAAATATTAGAGTAGCGGTTGATGCCATTGTTTTTGGGTATCAAAACAGTCAGTTATATGTACTTTTGATTCAGCAGAAATTTGGTTCTACGAATTCGTATTGGGCTTTACCCGGCGGATTGGTAAAAAATGAGGAATCTCTAAAAGACGCGGTAAAGCGAGAGCTTAAAGAAGAAACCAATGTAGATGTTGATTATTTTGAACAACTGTTTACGTTTGGAGATGATATTGAAAGAGATCCTAGAAACCGGGTTGTTTCGGTGGCGTATTTTGCTTTGGTTGATCCTTCAAAACTAGAAATCAAAGCCGATTCTGATGCCGATAAAGTACAATGGTTTAAAATTAATGAAGTTCCGAAACTGGCATTTGATCATAACAGCATTCTTAAAAAAGCGGTTGAACGTTTAAAATCCAAGCTGACATATGAACCAATCGGTTTTGATCTGCTTCCGAAAGAATTCCTTTTTTCGGAACTTGAAAACTTATACTGCACGATTTTAGAAAAAGAAATCGAACGCCGAAACTTCCGAAAAAAAATCCTCAGTTTCGGAATTGTCGAAGAAACAGAAAATTATTCGCCAATAAAAACAGGCCGTCCAGCAAAATTATTTCGATTTAATAAACTGAAATATAGCGAGTTAGTTAAAGAAGGCTTTCACTTCGAAATAAAGTTTGCGTAA
- a CDS encoding type 1 glutamine amidotransferase domain-containing protein codes for MKKIALLAIIAFTAVSTSALAQKSNKKGMKKVLFVVTSNDKLGNTGEKTGFWSEEFAAPYYELLDQGVEITIASPLGGQPPIDPKSADPSSATEDTKRFDADKVLQEKLKNTLKLSTVNQKDYDAVFYPGGHGPLWDLVEDKNSIALIESFYTHNKPVAFVCHAPAVLKNVKVKGEYLVKGKKITGFTNEEEEAVGLTKVVPFLLEDALSSNGGVFSKGPNWAPYAVEDGLLITGQNPASSKLVAGKLLQKLN; via the coding sequence ATGAAGAAAATAGCATTACTCGCAATAATTGCATTTACAGCCGTAAGCACATCGGCCTTGGCTCAAAAATCAAATAAAAAAGGTATGAAAAAAGTATTATTTGTTGTGACCAGCAATGATAAACTGGGCAACACAGGAGAGAAAACAGGTTTTTGGTCAGAAGAATTTGCTGCACCATATTATGAATTATTAGATCAGGGAGTTGAAATTACGATTGCCTCTCCGCTTGGAGGTCAGCCGCCAATTGATCCAAAAAGCGCTGATCCGTCATCTGCAACAGAAGACACCAAACGTTTTGACGCCGATAAAGTGTTGCAAGAAAAATTAAAAAACACTTTAAAACTTTCTACAGTTAACCAAAAAGATTATGATGCTGTTTTTTATCCAGGAGGGCACGGTCCGCTTTGGGATTTGGTAGAAGATAAAAATTCTATCGCGTTAATCGAATCTTTTTACACACACAATAAACCTGTAGCTTTTGTTTGTCACGCACCAGCTGTATTGAAAAACGTAAAAGTAAAAGGGGAATATTTGGTAAAAGGCAAAAAAATAACTGGTTTTACTAATGAAGAAGAGGAAGCTGTTGGTTTAACAAAAGTGGTTCCGTTTTTATTAGAAGATGCTTTATCATCAAACGGAGGCGTTTTTTCTAAAGGACCAAACTGGGCACCTTATGCTGTTGAAGATGGTCTTTTAATTACAGGTCAAAATCCAGCTTCATCTAAATTAGTAGCTGGAAAATTGCTTCAAAAATTGAATTAA
- a CDS encoding NADAR family protein has protein sequence MKYNIENIAPESKFLFFWGHQPTQDGSISKTCFSQWWLSSFEVDNVTYKTAEHWMMAKKAEIFKDQEILAKIIACKSPAEAKKLGRKVRNYDDKVWLENRFEIVKQGNYYKFSQNPDLKEFLINTNDRVIVEASPVDPIWGIGMAGDHKDALNPEKWKGLNLLGFALMEVRDELK, from the coding sequence ATGAAATACAATATAGAAAATATAGCTCCAGAAAGTAAGTTTTTATTTTTCTGGGGACATCAGCCAACTCAAGACGGAAGTATCTCCAAAACCTGTTTTAGCCAATGGTGGTTGAGTTCTTTTGAAGTAGATAATGTAACGTACAAAACTGCTGAACATTGGATGATGGCAAAGAAAGCCGAAATATTTAAAGATCAGGAAATTTTAGCTAAAATTATAGCATGTAAATCTCCAGCGGAAGCAAAAAAGCTAGGAAGAAAGGTTAGAAATTATGATGACAAAGTTTGGTTAGAAAATCGATTTGAAATCGTAAAACAAGGGAACTATTATAAATTTAGTCAAAACCCAGATTTGAAAGAATTCCTGATAAATACGAACGATCGAGTTATTGTAGAAGCAAGTCCCGTAGATCCAATCTGGGGAATCGGCATGGCGGGCGATCACAAAGATGCGTTGAATCCTGAAAAATGGAAAGGACTGAATTTGTTAGGGTTTGCTTTGATGGAAGTTAGAGATGAATTGAAGTAA
- a CDS encoding metallophosphoesterase family protein, with protein MKRTLVFGDIHGGLKALIQLVEKIDLSENDRLIFLGDYVDGWSESTQVVDFLIDLSQKQECIFIRGNHDVWCHEWLMNDFVNEIWFMHGGKSTIESYQNMELSRKQKHLDFFSGMRDYLVDENNNLFIHAGFSSMHGPEKEHYQTNFSWDRTLWEMALTMDKRIKKDSLLYPKRLLLYNEIYIGHTPTLHYNVEIPMQGCNVWNIDTGAGFYGKLSCIDIESKEFWQSDVAQTLYPNEKGRNK; from the coding sequence ATGAAAAGAACACTAGTTTTTGGAGATATTCACGGCGGATTAAAAGCTTTGATTCAGTTAGTAGAAAAAATAGATTTGTCTGAAAATGATAGATTAATTTTTCTTGGCGATTATGTAGATGGCTGGAGCGAATCGACACAGGTTGTAGATTTTCTCATTGATTTATCGCAAAAACAAGAGTGTATTTTTATAAGAGGAAATCATGATGTCTGGTGCCATGAATGGCTTATGAATGATTTTGTAAACGAAATCTGGTTTATGCATGGCGGAAAATCAACGATAGAAAGTTATCAGAATATGGAACTTTCAAGAAAACAAAAACATCTGGATTTTTTTAGCGGGATGAGAGATTATTTAGTTGATGAAAACAACAATCTTTTCATTCATGCCGGTTTTTCATCTATGCACGGACCCGAAAAAGAACATTACCAAACTAATTTTTCTTGGGACAGAACACTTTGGGAAATGGCTTTGACGATGGATAAACGAATTAAAAAGGATTCACTTTTATATCCAAAAAGATTATTGCTTTATAATGAAATCTATATCGGACATACGCCGACACTTCATTACAATGTCGAAATTCCGATGCAGGGATGTAATGTTTGGAATATTGATACTGGAGCGGGCTTTTATGGAAAACTTTCCTGTATCGATATAGAATCAAAAGAATTTTGGCAGAGTGATGTCGCGCAAACACTATATCCTAACGAGAAAGGAAGAAATAAATAA
- the prs gene encoding ribose-phosphate diphosphokinase codes for MILNLDPKFAPFQNQEEIKFQSFTFSGGEPHIKIAPDFDPNRKVTITHRLNSFNDLGLLCVTVDALRRMDVKIIDLFIPYFPAARQDRVMIPGEPLSVKVYADIINAMQLNKVFVFDAHSEVTPALLNNSTVIPNYTFIKEVLNRIGENVKLISPDGGALKKIYKVSEFLGGVEVVECSKSRDVKTGKLSGFKVYNDDLQGMDCLIVDDICDGGGTFVGLAEELKKKNAGKLYLAVSHGIFNKGFEVLNCFDGIFTTNSFKDFEGESVQVIGLDQLV; via the coding sequence ATGATACTAAATCTCGACCCAAAATTCGCTCCATTTCAAAATCAGGAAGAAATCAAATTTCAAAGTTTTACTTTCTCTGGAGGAGAACCACACATCAAAATCGCTCCAGATTTTGATCCAAATAGAAAAGTTACCATTACACACCGATTGAATTCATTCAACGATTTAGGTTTGTTGTGCGTTACGGTTGATGCACTAAGAAGAATGGATGTTAAAATCATTGATCTTTTTATTCCGTATTTCCCAGCTGCGAGACAAGACCGTGTTATGATTCCTGGTGAACCATTGTCTGTAAAAGTATATGCCGATATTATTAATGCAATGCAATTGAACAAAGTTTTTGTTTTTGATGCTCATTCAGAGGTAACTCCAGCTTTGTTGAATAATAGTACTGTAATTCCGAATTATACTTTTATTAAAGAAGTTTTGAATAGAATTGGCGAAAACGTAAAATTGATTTCTCCAGACGGTGGGGCTTTGAAAAAAATTTACAAAGTATCTGAGTTTTTAGGCGGTGTTGAGGTTGTAGAATGTAGTAAAAGCCGTGATGTAAAAACGGGGAAATTATCTGGTTTTAAAGTTTACAATGACGATTTGCAAGGAATGGATTGTTTAATTGTAGATGACATCTGCGACGGAGGAGGAACTTTTGTAGGATTAGCGGAAGAACTAAAAAAGAAAAACGCCGGAAAATTATACTTAGCGGTAAGCCACGGAATTTTCAATAAAGGTTTTGAAGTTTTAAACTGCTTCGACGGTATTTTCACAACCAACTCTTTTAAAGATTTTGAAGGAGAAAGTGTTCAAGTGATAGGATTAGATCAATTAGTTTAA
- a CDS encoding nicotinate phosphoribosyltransferase, which yields MNPLLLTDGYKVDHRRQYPDGTTIVYSNWTPRKSRIETVDEVIFFGLQYFIKKYIIHDFEEEFFKKPKEEVIKKYSRRINNYLGENLVGTKHIEDLHDLGYIPMVFKALPEGASVPLRVPMFTMYNTIPEFFWLTNYFETLLSAVIWLPCNSATIAKEYRKVLDKYAAETSSVPEFVDWQAHDFSMRGMGGIEAALTSAAGHLLSFTGSDTIPAIDFLEEYYNANSDQELVAGSVAATEHSVMCMGTTEGEYETFKRLITEVYPKGIVSIVSDTWDLWKVLTDYLPRLKEEIVSREGKVVIRPDSGDPVDIICGNPNGKTEQEKKGVIELLWDVFGGTTNVKGFKELVPQIGAIYGDSITVARATQICERLKEKGFASTNVVLGIGSFTYQYNTRDTFGFAMKATYGEVNGEGRAIFKDPITDDGTKKSAKGLMKIDLIDGKYHLTDNVSWEEEKQGELKEVFRDGKLLVDQSLSEIRTRVKSEVSIEA from the coding sequence ATGAACCCACTACTATTAACTGACGGTTACAAAGTTGACCACAGAAGACAATACCCAGACGGAACTACAATTGTATATTCTAACTGGACACCAAGAAAATCTAGAATTGAAACAGTTGATGAAGTAATCTTTTTTGGATTGCAGTATTTCATTAAAAAATATATCATTCATGACTTCGAAGAGGAATTCTTCAAAAAGCCAAAAGAAGAAGTAATTAAAAAATATTCTCGCAGAATCAACAATTATTTAGGTGAAAATCTAGTTGGAACTAAACATATAGAAGATTTACACGATTTAGGATATATTCCGATGGTATTCAAAGCTTTGCCAGAAGGTGCAAGCGTTCCGTTGAGAGTTCCAATGTTTACAATGTATAATACGATTCCAGAATTTTTCTGGTTGACGAATTATTTCGAAACGTTACTTTCTGCAGTAATTTGGCTGCCTTGTAACTCAGCAACCATCGCAAAAGAATACAGAAAAGTATTAGACAAATATGCTGCAGAAACTTCTTCTGTTCCAGAATTTGTAGATTGGCAAGCACATGATTTCTCTATGAGAGGAATGGGCGGAATTGAAGCTGCTTTGACTTCTGCAGCTGGACATTTATTAAGTTTTACAGGATCTGATACAATTCCGGCGATCGATTTCTTAGAAGAATATTACAATGCTAATTCAGATCAGGAATTGGTTGCAGGTTCAGTAGCAGCAACAGAACATTCTGTTATGTGTATGGGAACAACAGAAGGGGAGTACGAGACTTTCAAAAGATTAATTACAGAAGTATATCCAAAAGGAATTGTTTCTATCGTTTCTGACACTTGGGATTTATGGAAAGTTTTAACCGATTATCTTCCAAGATTAAAAGAAGAGATCGTATCAAGAGAAGGAAAAGTTGTAATTCGTCCTGACAGTGGTGATCCGGTTGATATTATCTGCGGAAATCCAAACGGAAAAACAGAACAAGAGAAAAAAGGCGTTATCGAATTGCTTTGGGATGTTTTTGGAGGAACTACAAATGTTAAAGGATTTAAAGAATTGGTTCCGCAAATCGGAGCTATTTACGGAGATAGTATTACCGTTGCAAGAGCGACTCAAATTTGCGAAAGATTAAAAGAAAAAGGATTTGCTTCTACTAATGTTGTTCTTGGAATTGGTTCTTTCACTTATCAATATAACACCAGAGATACTTTCGGTTTTGCGATGAAAGCAACTTACGGAGAAGTAAACGGAGAAGGAAGAGCCATCTTCAAAGATCCAATTACAGATGACGGAACGAAAAAGTCGGCTAAAGGATTAATGAAAATCGATTTGATTGATGGTAAGTATCATTTAACAGATAATGTTTCTTGGGAAGAAGAAAAACAAGGCGAATTGAAGGAGGTTTTCAGAGACGGAAAACTTTTGGTTGATCAATCGCTAAGTGAAATAAGAACTAGAGTAAAAAGTGAAGTAAGCATCGAAGCTTAA